The window AAACATTGCTGGATTTTTGATGAGATTAGAAATGTTGAATCTTCTTGGCATAAAATTTCCTAGCACTTGCATGTTTGTTCCTGatatgttttggtttgtttggggAATCAAGTTGGGAGTTATGTTGTTTGACTCAAAGTGGGGATGTTGCTAGATAAAATTTGTCCAAGCTTGGCGttagttttgccaaaatctgtttgaaaaaaaaatgaaaatgcaccaATCTTTGAGTGGGTTTTTGTAACAAAAGTGCAGCAGTCTTCGGTTGCTAGAGTATGTGAagtaattgcagaaacttgttTCATGGCTATTGCATAGAATTTGCATGTTTTTTCCTTCTAAGTTTTCTACCTGTTGAGGCGATGGTAATGACATAGTTTGCAGCTTAGTTAAAGCTATGTATGTGAGCTTGAGATctgattttttggaaaataagATGTGAGTTTGAGTTGGGTTTCGTTTGAGCAAACATGAGAGAAAATATTGCAGAAACtcactttgaatttgatttaccTGCTTGTTTGGTTGTTAGATTCATGCTTTAATGTGTTGGTTAGAAGATTTTTCGATCAAAATGGTGTTAAGGttgagaaaatgaaagtcaCGGTTGTCTTCTGGGTTGCCGAaagctttcagcagaaatttctgctgcagaatgttgtttctcatgttgattttcacgtagcttgcatgaaaacTGCATGAATTAATCTctgaaaattacatttttaacccccaagtcccctcttgactcactagggcccaagtaattggaacatttaatcaatttgatccttctaagtttctttttgttccacaagagcccaagcatgttctagtatcttgtaattaagtcctaaaatcattgcaacttcaatcattgtttgacttttcctttatttttaagatctttgaagtgcttaaacgatttatttggacttgaatgttcgagtaatgcttgttttgggtctttagtagatgctatatttggaaattgaacgggttattccgttttcttggtctttaagcattttttgagctcattcaagttgcaattaggtggtttttgatgtttttgcttatactttacttttaaattgatgccttgacccctttattgttttgaagccattttccttcatttgcttaccattaggggaaggtataactttcttttatcctctttacttctctcttacgtgctcctacgtgttacgtgaatatgcatgtctactttgctttcttaattccttgcatttatttcatttacttttacttttatttaaattattcattatggggtatgtgtacacctcttggcttgtaatagatagggcatagcaagtaatttggtccattttccctttcccttttgttttaattagcaaatgtaatggttgcatgcctatgtgttatatgttaaacgctttattaggattttgcatctagtcaagcatgctaagtgttatgtgctacgtgtttataagtgaatcgcatgtctactcgctttttgtagtatagatgaatggaatggatgaatgtacgtcaccacactagtccaacgctagttgtggcttcttttattgtttccactagtccaacgctggtcggaattcatagaatgggctagtccaatgctagacccaataggttttttttctcttctttcctttttcattaagtgcatgatcaccacatatcatgcatttccttagtttatcatttggcatgttcctcaaaccccttccccttcactttaggacttgcatctcatgctagttagggttcatttgtgtgaaaatccccttccgataagggaaacgagcgagtgtggctactcgatagccttagcacgctagtttcgccttctaatcaaagggaaaatcgaagtcgaaaagttagaagtcaacccccgtacccgacttgttgcattcccctagggtcatactttcatttttatcacttccatactcttttaatcacatttttcttacatttctccatccatatttttcactacatctttatcatttatttactttacttcacaaatgaaattcaagtttcacttatatatgtactattctatcttcattcatttgcacacacaaacactttgattttcatacaaattcacacatgcactttctttacacattcgcacacaaacactttgttttttacatcatttcatacatgaattttttcatacacttgcacacttgcacttgagtcaccatttgcatcaatcgacctctatgaggtttccctttattggccgtcacaattcatgtggtttgggaccaaaaacctcacgagagacatcgtagaatttaggattgcatttctcattcattagtctttgtccaaattgtgaatacatactttgggtagaaaaaattaggaaaataagggttaaatcacgcaactagccttggctaggtcgaaggggtgccttggatttttatccttgccttccccttcgtcaaatgtgactcccgaacctttttctttgtttgcgtagactaggagtcgttcaaaagggtttcttacttttttccttaaaaatttcactttttgggtgacttggtacaccctaactctatactaagtggcgactccatttttcatataaaaaaccctttttgaactattttcttgggtcaaatcgtcgcattttcaaaagtcccatttagacccatttttatttttatcaaaaaattcactttttccaaaccaataaaatcccaaaagcaatcattttatttttccaaaaaatggggcgcgacagttggcgactccactggggaattcctaagtgggtccaagcattttgacttaaccatttgtttcttttttttctaccctttctatgcatggcatgtggatattaggattgcattttttatttttaggaccttttgtcttatgtacgtaatcaaaccaatccctcgactcacgaatgtatgtttgagtgaatgtttacttgttatctcgcgcttgcattgcatttttgggaggtatgggtcaccctagagcctcgcgttggttcttgacccttggtttccaagtctgaaggctcgggggacctgagcttatcgagtctagatgcattagtaaaccctaacctcatgcatccattttagcttgcctagggtagagtcagccataccctattagggacactattcacgaggggaggggtccaacccctttcttctttttattgctttatttccttgtgttgattttgttgctacaatgtgttatgtgtatttatcggACTGagttaacttttcttggttttgtgtcccaattgcattcacaaaccctagcaaataagaggtctggcatgactttttttagaaacctacccttgtagataggctattgcacatgtgaaaattgtgatatatcttgttcataaattaatgccataccatttttaggcctacccttggcacaaaaagggccccccaaataggacatgcatccgaattgttcaaataattactaactcatgtctttttcttttttttttctttttttcttttgaataaattgcagaaattcagtaacgattggtttatctaaagaagccttttgcattctcaggtcaattttcaaaatagcttttcggaaaagccccattattacgcgatcccgaagtagagcccaaaggaatcgtgtagacatgagtactcaaccagaatcatccgataaggccgttgcaactacccagccggaggccgcaagtcctggggttcagttgactgaattactcgcaaaatttggggaaatggcatccgAAATGGCCGCTCAAAAGAGGTTAATCGACGAactcgttagtagcggagtaCAACCTGAGCCTGTGCCCGTCACACAACCACAATctgaaccatttgttattcctcccaGCCAGACCACgttaccatttgttattccgcCAATTCAAACCACGTTTGAGGGAATTGTCAACCCGCAATATGCTTATGCCCAAAATCCTCCGTTCTATCCTCCTTACGGGCCAGGCTATCAGCCTCAGGGTGTTCCCAACATACTTCCAGACCAACAAGCTTTTTATCAAACTACTGCAGAACCATTTGTGCCAGAACACACCATTCAAACTAAGCCGGAAGTGGGAGAGTCGTCTGCCCCAGTGGACATGAAGTTGCTTAAGCGACTAGATCGTTTCGATGAGTTTATCCGGAAAAGCCAAAGTTTAAGCAAGCCAGGAGTGTTGGACTATGATGATTTATGCCTATTTTCAAATGTACAGCTGCCCGTAGGGTTCAAGACCCCGAAgttcaacaaatatgatggaacGGGTAACCCTAAGACACACTTGCgcttgtttgccaacaagttgggcaagCCAGTGGATGATGAGAACTTGCCGTTGAGATTATTTCCAGAGAGCTTAGAAGGGGACGCCCTTGATTGGTACTCGAATTTAAAGCCAGAGGAAGTGAAGACCTGGCTCGATCTGTCCAACGCTTTTATCAGACAATACGAGTATAACTGTGAGCTGGCACCAACCCGAACTACTTTGGAAGGAACAAAGAGgcgaccatctgaagatcataagacatatgctaaaagatggagaaagatagctACGAAAGTGGAGCCTccgatgactgaggatgaaattattCGCACATTTATAAAGGCACATGACCCTccgtattttgaagaaattttccgtatgactggtTGTTCTTTTGCTGCAATTGTGAATAAACTGGAAGAATTTGATGACTTTGTAAGAGCCGGGAAAATTGTCAACGTCTCTGctctcaaatcccagttggatgctttgcaaagtCAAGGAAGCAATGTAAGAAAGCCGTCGTTCAAAAAGAAGGAGGGGGAGGCAACCTTTatctggaaccaaaacccttcaccCAGACCCCGATATCAACACAATCCTACCTACCAACCACATTACCCTTACTACTCAAATCCGCATCCTGTATATACcaccaacatccaccaccctAGACCCcgcccaagctatcctaacccaccttcagccccttttcaaatttctcaaccaaatccaccccaaaacagacatcgccctccatataacccaagatttcctccaccaaatagacctgtttacaatcaccctcaacctcctgaaccttacaaccgaccACCTAGCCGTACATTTACCAGTTTAGGCAGGCCTCTGAACTAATTGTATGACCAGTTGAAGGCTGCCGGGAAAATTGGTACGGTGCCCCCTCCTACCTATCCATATGGCATGCCCGCGTGGTATAACCCGCAAGCTgtttgtgcttatcattcaggggcacCCGGACATTCAACCATTGATTGCAAGGCCCTCAAGCATAAAgttcaagatatgattgaagCTGGAGAAATCGTGATCAGAAAAAGGGAGTCACAAGGGCCGAACGTAAATAGGAACCCTTTACCGGAACATGCCAATATCATTGGGGTTATTCTGGATGATACGGAGTATGTGGAACCGGTCAAAGAATTGACAAGGGAAGCTAaagtgtttggggtcacagaccaaccCTTTGTCATAGAATTGCCACTTGAAGAGGACGAAAAGCCCTTTATTTTGGATCTCACGCCAGCCGAGAGTGAGGCTTTGGAGCCGGTGGTTATTGAATTCCCGCAGCAAGAGCCTGTTTTAAGCCTGCAACAAGTGCCATGGAATTATGATGAACCTGACGTACGGATTGGGGAAAAGTCAATTGCTAAAAAGGAAGTGTCAGTGGGCACCAGATCAGGAAAGGTTGCGAGTCCATTTGAAAATACCATTCCGATTCAAGCAAATAACTCCGAGCCGCTCGTcaaaccaacaatcaccgagaaagaagccTTGGATTTCCTTAAGAGACTTCAGAGAAGTGAGTACAATGTAGTTGAGAAGCTAAGTAAGTCGCCTGCCCAGATATCCATGTTGGATCTACTCTTCTCTTCAGATATGCATAGGGACGCGCTGATCGAGGTGTTGACCAAAGCTCAAATCCCTAAGGACATTTCAGTTGATAATTTCTCTCATGTAGTTGGAAATGTGTTATTTACCAAGCAAATCACTTTCTCTGACGAGGAATTGCCGGCGGAGGGCATTGGACATAATAAGGCCCTGTACATAGTTGTAAGGTGCAACGGAAAAATGCTGCCGAAGGTGTTGATTGACAACGGATCTGcgcttaatatctgtccttggagcACCTTGGAGAAGCTAGGATTGCAAGACatcaagctgaggccttcagggaccgTAGTCCGAGGTTTTGATGGAGCACAAAGAGAGCCAATAGGAGAAGTAGACTTAGTGGTCGAGATGGGACCCGCACAATTTCAAATAACctgccaagtcatgcactttCCTAGTGTTTACAACGTTTTGCTTGGAAGGCCCTGGATTCATAAGTCCGGAGCTGTGCCGTCTTCATTGCATCAGTTGCTGAAATTTGTAGTAAACGACAAGCTGATAACTATATTTGCCGAAGAGGATTGCCTTGTAATCACCGATTCCGAGTCCAAAGAAGAGGGTAGCCGAAGCTCCACAGTGACCCCTCATAGCACATCTGATATTGTCTCCGTCAGTTGGATAACAAAGGAGGAGCAAGCTCTATCAAGggccagtgtcatgatggctGAAGAAATGATCCGTGGAGGCTATGAATTTGACAAAGGGCTGGGACGAGATCTGCAAGGAATTTCGAAGCCAGTGGAGATTATTGAGAAAAAGGATTCGTTTGGTTTAGGCTTCCGACCGACTGCTAAGGATATCAGAGAAATGAAGGAGCGCAAGAAAgcggagaaagaaggaagacAAAGAGCTCTTGACATTCCACCCCTGCATTATACTTTCCCACGACCAGCCGAGGTGATCATGTCAGAAATCAACCCAGTTGACGAAATTGAAGCTAGTTTGGCCCGattgttcgttggggcaacatttgaagatagtgttccaggcgaagctgaatttcctgacatccccgaaggatcaattcccaattggacagccgagttcctgcccgttcggaaggagtttcggtaaactgaaaggggtttttcattcatgtgaattcatgaaaagttgcatctgtaaatagccaatgaaaacaattttactTTTTGACTAACATTTtcgcatgtaaatattgttaagttttcatttccatttgctttcaatcaaaggttttatgaaaatgtacaagttgttcttgtcatgttgttttgtttattcattTGTTTATATTTTCGTTGTATTGCTTgaccatttgtttgttgtatgcttatttgcttattatcccacattcgttaattctttcagatggccaaaaataaaattatttgaccctttggatatcacaattctggaattcgataatggcaatctctatatcactcacgacttggaggtctgtgaatccgagctccaaagcgagagtgataatgaggaagtattcgattcttttgcaaaggaccttgaacaatatgaggaaaaaccaaaaccgaacctggaagaaacagaaaaggttaacattggcactgaggatgaagttaaggaggttcaaattagtattcatttgagtgaaagacagaaaaatgagatgcttgaattcttgaccatgttccaggatgtatttgcgtggtcctatgatgatatgactggcatttcaactgacgtagtagtgcataggttacccacagacccttcttttccacccgtaaagcaaaaacccagaaaattcaaaccagatatgagcctcaaaataaaagagcaaattgaaaaacaactcaaagccaacattatcattgtttcccattacccaatttggctttcgaatccagtccctgttccaaaaaagaatggagaggtgcgagtttgcgttgattatagagaccttaataaagccaatcctaaagatgatttccctctaccaaacattcacattctcttagacaatactgccggacatgagattgaatccttttgtgattgttttgctggctaccaccaaattttgatggcagaggaggatagggagaagactgctttcattaccccttggggtaccttttgctaccgagtcatgcctttcggtttaaagaatgctggagcaacatatcagaggaccatgacaaccctatttcatgatatgatccaccgggagatggaggtctacgtggatgatattataatcaagtctaaaagggcagaggACCACTTGGTTGATCTGAAGAAATTATTCGGGAGGTTacggaagtacaatttgaagctaaatcctgcaaaatgcgccttcggagcacctgcgggtaagctgttgggTTTCATTGTCAGCAAGAagggcatagagatagatccagtcaaaatcaaagcaattcgagatatgccagtgccaaaaactcagaaggacgtgaaaagcttcttagggaagattaattttattgggaggttcatcggccaactaactgccacatgcgagccgttgttcaaattattgagaaagaatgtgccgttgtattggaatgaggagtgtcaacaggctttcgacaagattaaagattatttgttgcatccaccagtcttagtgccacccaaaccgggccgacctttgattatgtatttacctgtactcgatggagcagtagggtgtgttctaggtcagcacgatgactctggaaggaaagaacaagccatttactatctaagtaagaagttcacgcagtacgaggctaattattcattcattgagaaaagctgttgtgcattggcctgggcggctcaaaagttgagacactacttgttgagccataccacttatcttatttcccgatctgatcctCTGAAGtttcttttggagaagccgatgttaACCGGACGCCTGgccaaatggcagataattctatcAGAGTTCGAcattgttttcacttcacaaaaggcggtcaaggggcaagctatagctgatcatttggcggaaaatccaagggatgatgattatcagccacttcatacttatttccctgatgaGAAAGTTTTATTCGTAGGCGCTACAGATGATATGAGTGAACAAagccctgaatggaggcttttcttcgatggagcttcgaattctctcggagttggaattggagccgttctggtttcacccgaagggaaacattaccctgccgctgccaaattgcaatttgcctgcacaaacaacatggctgaatatgaagcctgtatttttggtctcaaaatggctttagaaatggaaatcaaagagttgatagctttcagtgattcagatttgctcgtgaaCCAAACtttgaagcagtggataaccaaagattcaaaaattctaccctaccattgtagtctgctcactctggccaagcaatttcaaaatttggaattcagacatctccctcgagcccgaaacgcatttgctgatgctttggccaccttgGCTTCCATGATCCAGTATCCAGATGAATTAAAGATCGaaccaatccaaattcaacttcaagacaagCCTGCCCACTGCTGGGTTGCAGATGAGTCTTTTGACAATGTTCCTTGGTATAGTGATCTTAAGGAGTTTCTTAAAACTGGGTCTTACCCTCTGCATGCTAATACAAAGGACAAGAattttctgcgtagaatggcttcaaaatttttcttaaatggagaagtgttatacaaaagaacctcagatttgaaccttttaaggtgcattgatgaagatgaagctcaacATATGATGAAAGAggtgcatagtggcgtttgtggacctcacatgaacgGCCATTTGCTAGCGAAAAAAATCATGAGAAtcggatacttctggcttaccatggagcatgattgtatagattttgtccggagatgtataaaatgccaaatgcacggtgacattatacgcgctccacccactgaactgcatagcatgaccgccccatggccctgtttaatgtggggtatggacgtgattggtacaatcgatcctcccgcttcaaatggacatcgatttatattggtggcgatcgagtactttaccaaatgggttgaagcggagtcattcaaacatgtcacgaagaaggtagtggccaatttcttgagggatcacatcatctgtcgttttggagtacccgaaacccTTATTACAGACAATGCtaagaatctgaacaatgacatggtagatggactatgtgagcagttcaaaatcaaacaccgcaattctgccatttataggcctcagatgaatggagctgtagaagccgcaaataagaatctgaagaaaattattcgcaaaatgacagaaaagcatcgcgattggcatgaaaagttgccttatgcattgatggcgtaccggacttctattcggacatcgactggggcaacgccatattcacttatgtatgggatggaagctgtattaccagctgaggttgaaattccg is drawn from Coffea arabica cultivar ET-39 chromosome 1c, Coffea Arabica ET-39 HiFi, whole genome shotgun sequence and contains these coding sequences:
- the LOC140038973 gene encoding uncharacterized protein, which codes for MASEMAAQKRLIDELVSSGVQPEPVPVTQPQSEPFVIPPSQTTLPFVIPPIQTTFEGIVNPQYAYAQNPPFYPPYGPGYQPQGVPNILPDQQAFYQTTAEPFVPEHTIQTKPEVGESSAPVDMKLLKRLDRFDEFIRKSQSLSKPGVLDYDDLCLFSNVQLPVGFKTPKFNKYDGTGNPKTHLRLFANKLGKPVDDENLPLRLFPESLEGDALDWYSNLKPEEVKTWLDLSNAFIRQYEYNSTKVEPPMTEDEIIRTFIKAHDPPYFEEIFRMTGCSFAAIVNKLEEFDDFVRAGKIVNVSALKSQLDALQSQGSNLKAAGKIGTVPPPTYPYGMPAWYNPQAVCAYHSGAPGHSTIDCKALKHKVQDMIEAGEIVIRKRESQGPNVNRNPLPEHANIIGVILDDTEYVEPVKELTREAKVFGVTDQPFVIELPLEEDEKPFILDLTPAESEALEPVVIEFPQQEPVLSLQQVPWNYDEPDVRIGEKSIAKKEVSVGTRSGKVASPFENTIPIQANNSEPLVKPTITEKEALDFLKRLQRSEYNVVEKLSKSPAQISMLDLLFSSDMHRDALIEVLTKAQIPKDISVDNFSHVVGNVLFTKQITFSDEELPAEGIGHNKALYIVVRCNGKMLPKVLIDNGSALNICPWSTLEKLGLQDIKLRPSGTVVRGFDGAQREPIGEVDLVVEMGPAQFQITCQVMHFPSVYNVLLGRPWIHKSGAVPSSLHQLLKFVVNDKLITIFAEEDCLVITDSESKEEGSRSSTVTPHSTSDIVSVSWITKEEQALSRASVMMAEEMIRGGYEFDKGLGRDLQGISKPVEIIEKKDSFGLGFRPTAKDIREMKERKKAEKEGRQRALDIPPLHYTFPRPAEVMSIMLSPNLTREMHSTDDRNLQFIFLSR